In Elaeis guineensis isolate ETL-2024a chromosome 1, EG11, whole genome shotgun sequence, a genomic segment contains:
- the LOC105038410 gene encoding zinc finger transcription factor YY1 isoform X1: MDLQTNHSMFERRPPDKDRTPAVRWFREWVPQEVAATGGKCYLLKWVTEDMLKTLREKSKEPQAEEPKAEPTTEVLFLCSYEGCGKTFIDVGALRKHAHIHGERQYVCHFEGCGKKFLDSSKLKRHFLTHTGERDFICPHEGCGKAFSLDFNLKAHMKTHSLENYHICPYPECGKKYTHECKLKSHIKAHHEKNSVIDGMKHAPPAEKLHSTPKTATAAYGSASSERPYACPYEGCGKAYIHEYKLNLHLRREHPGHNAEENGKHAPAADHVMDEASDHDAYIVKGGSVGKNNKRSSKTNLVQKMPPAKMVNRKGSNLASVNVSSVKKRWSSKEVYEEDSEETEEDRDNVEEDGWRYRGTNGDDEETEDED, translated from the exons ATGGATCTGCAGACGAACCACTCCATGTTCGAGAGGCGCCCGCCCGACAAAGATCGGACCCCCGCCGTTCGGTGGTTCAGGGAATG GGTTCCACAGGAAGTGGCGGCGACTGGAGGGAAGTGCTATCTTTTGAAGTGGGTTACAG AGGATATGCTAAAGACTCTGAGAGAGAAATCTAAGGAACCACAAGCAGAAGAGCCAAAAGCTGAACCAACGACTGAAGTGCTTTTCCTCTGCAGCTATGAAGGCTGTGGAAAAACTTTCATTGATGTAGGGGCTTTAAGGAAACATGCTCACATTCATGGAGAGAGGCAATATGTTTGCCATTTTGAAGGCTGTGGAAAG AAATTCTTAGATAGTTCCAAGTTGAAAAGACATTTTCTTACTCATACAGGAGAAAGGGATTTTATATGTCCTCATGAAGGCTGTGGTAAG GCTTTCTCATTGGATTTTAATTTAAAGGCACATATGAAAACACATTCACTGGAGAACTATCACATTTGTCCTTATCCAGAATGCGGGAAAAAATACACACATGAATGCAAATTAAAAAGTCATATCAAGGCACACCATGAAAAG AACTCGGTGATAGATGGAATGAAGCATGCACCACCAGCAGAGAAGCTCCATAGTACCCCAAAGACTGCTACAGCAGCTTATGGTTCTGCTTCCTCTGAGCGCCCCTATGCCTGTCCATATGAAGGCTGTGGGAAAGCATACATTCATGAGTACAAACTGAACCTCCATCTAAGAAGGGAACATCCTGGCCACAATGCAGAAGAAAATGGCAAGCATGCGCCTGCTGCTGACCATGTGATGGATGAAGCCAGTGATCATGATGCTTATATTGTAAAGGGGGGTAGTGTTGGCAAGAACAATAAAAGAAGCAGCAAGACCAATCTGGTACAGAAGATGCCGCCTGCAAAGATGGTGAATCGGAAGGGCTCAAATTTGGCTTCTGTAAATGTTAGCTCTGTCAAGAAGCGGTGGTCCAGCAAAGAGGTCTATGAGGAGGATAGTGAGGAAACGGAGGAAGATCGAGACAATGTTGAAGAGGATGGGTGGAGGTATCGAGGTACGAATGGTGATGATGAGGAGACGGAGGATGAAGACTAA
- the LOC105038410 gene encoding zinc finger transcription factor YY1 isoform X2, which translates to MLKTLREKSKEPQAEEPKAEPTTEVLFLCSYEGCGKTFIDVGALRKHAHIHGERQYVCHFEGCGKKFLDSSKLKRHFLTHTGERDFICPHEGCGKAFSLDFNLKAHMKTHSLENYHICPYPECGKKYTHECKLKSHIKAHHEKNSVIDGMKHAPPAEKLHSTPKTATAAYGSASSERPYACPYEGCGKAYIHEYKLNLHLRREHPGHNAEENGKHAPAADHVMDEASDHDAYIVKGGSVGKNNKRSSKTNLVQKMPPAKMVNRKGSNLASVNVSSVKKRWSSKEVYEEDSEETEEDRDNVEEDGWRYRGTNGDDEETEDED; encoded by the exons ATGCTAAAGACTCTGAGAGAGAAATCTAAGGAACCACAAGCAGAAGAGCCAAAAGCTGAACCAACGACTGAAGTGCTTTTCCTCTGCAGCTATGAAGGCTGTGGAAAAACTTTCATTGATGTAGGGGCTTTAAGGAAACATGCTCACATTCATGGAGAGAGGCAATATGTTTGCCATTTTGAAGGCTGTGGAAAG AAATTCTTAGATAGTTCCAAGTTGAAAAGACATTTTCTTACTCATACAGGAGAAAGGGATTTTATATGTCCTCATGAAGGCTGTGGTAAG GCTTTCTCATTGGATTTTAATTTAAAGGCACATATGAAAACACATTCACTGGAGAACTATCACATTTGTCCTTATCCAGAATGCGGGAAAAAATACACACATGAATGCAAATTAAAAAGTCATATCAAGGCACACCATGAAAAG AACTCGGTGATAGATGGAATGAAGCATGCACCACCAGCAGAGAAGCTCCATAGTACCCCAAAGACTGCTACAGCAGCTTATGGTTCTGCTTCCTCTGAGCGCCCCTATGCCTGTCCATATGAAGGCTGTGGGAAAGCATACATTCATGAGTACAAACTGAACCTCCATCTAAGAAGGGAACATCCTGGCCACAATGCAGAAGAAAATGGCAAGCATGCGCCTGCTGCTGACCATGTGATGGATGAAGCCAGTGATCATGATGCTTATATTGTAAAGGGGGGTAGTGTTGGCAAGAACAATAAAAGAAGCAGCAAGACCAATCTGGTACAGAAGATGCCGCCTGCAAAGATGGTGAATCGGAAGGGCTCAAATTTGGCTTCTGTAAATGTTAGCTCTGTCAAGAAGCGGTGGTCCAGCAAAGAGGTCTATGAGGAGGATAGTGAGGAAACGGAGGAAGATCGAGACAATGTTGAAGAGGATGGGTGGAGGTATCGAGGTACGAATGGTGATGATGAGGAGACGGAGGATGAAGACTAA
- the LOC105038411 gene encoding myb-related protein 308: MGRSPCCEKAHTNKGAWTKEEDQRLIAYIKSHGEGCWRSLPKAAGLLRCGKSCRLRWINYLRPDLKRGNFTEEEDELIIKLHALLGNKWSLIAGRLPGRTDNEIKNYWNTHIKRKLLSQGLDPQTHRPLQGGAAFATPQQQEAPTAIAKPVNSADEGQSCSTNLDEDRFPDLNLDLSISLPCHSPKGSPPSEGLATTAAAAATSRSSYSTQPICLCCHLGFQSSEVCSCQTIPNSHVYRYIRPLEEGQRINYSS, from the exons ATGGGAAGGTCTCCATGTTGTGAGAAGGCTCACACCAACAAAGGAGCTTGGACAAAGGAGGAGGACCAACGGCTCATCGCCTACATCAAATCCCATGGAGAAGGCTGCTGGAGATCCCTCCCCAAGGCTGCAG GTTTGCTTCGATGCGGCAAGAGCTGCCGTCTCCGGTGGATAAACTACCTCCGGCCCGATCTCAAGCGTGGTAATTTCACCGAGGAGGAAGACGAGCTCATCATCAAACTCCATGCTTTGCTTGGTAACAA ATGGTCTCTGATAGCCGGGAGGCTACCGGGAAGGACCGACAACGAGATCAAGAACTACTGGAACACCCACATCAAGCGGAAGCTCCTGTCCCAAGGCCTGGACCCCCAGACTCACCGGCCGCTCCAAGGCGGCGCCGCCTTCGCCACCCCCCAGCAACAGGAGGCCCCCACCGCCATCGCCAAGCCCGTCAACTCCGCCGACGAGGGCCAAAGCTGCAGCACCAACCTCGACGAGGACCGCTTCCCGGACCTCAATTTAGACCTCTCCATCAGCCTCCCTTGCCACTCTCCCAAAGGGTCCCCACCTTCAGAGGGCTTAgcaacaacagcagcagcagcagcaacgtcCCGAAGTAGCTACAGTACTCAACCCATTTGCTTATGTTGCCATCTCGGATTTCAAAGCAGCGAAGTTTGTAGCTGCCAAACCATTCCAAACTCACATGTCTATAGATACATTAGACCATTGGAAGAAGGGCAGCGCATAAATTACTCTAGTTAG